The Vibrio orientalis CIP 102891 = ATCC 33934 genome segment CCAATGCTACAACGGTTCCTAAACCTAGATCGCTTTCCGTATCGCTGATCCAACGCTGGCCCAAAGCAAATGTCATGTATCGACTACCTCATCTATTTAATTCGAAAATGGGTCTATAAATATTAGTTGTTCTTACGCAACTTGAAAGGCAACTGACGAGGAAAAAATTGTGTCAGCCGCTGCGCAGAAAAAGGTCGCTAATCTTACTCGAAGCTGTGACATTGGTCACGTACAAAGGCCTCAAAAACCAACAATTTTTTACTCAAGCTGAGCTTGACATCAAAGTGTAAGAAATCAGTGGCACTTCTAACTAAGAGTGTTGAGAAAGACGATTATACTTATTAATGAGTGTGCATCTTTAGTGTCAGAAAAACGTAGGTACAAAAGATGCATTGATAAGATGACGATCAACACGGGTTTGCAGTATTTGTAGTCAAACCATCAGCGATCTCTGATTACCGGGCTACATCTCTGCAAGCAATGCAGGTAGACCACTTCATGCAAAAGTATGAGGGGTAAGCAAGCCGCAAGTCGGCAAGGAGACGCTTATGGGCGATACAGACCGGAAGCTATTTGTCCTCGATACCAATATTCTTCTTCATGAACCACTAGCCATCTACTCATTTAAAGAACACGATGTCGTCGTGCCGATGACAGTCCTCGAAGAACTCGACCGCATCAAAGACAGTAAGCGGGATGTTGCCAGAGACGCTCGCGTTGCCATTCGCGCACTGGAAGCAATGTTTAAGGACGCTACCCCTGACGAAATCTCAGAAGGGATTCCCATCAACAAAGAGCAAGAATCAACTGGCCATATTTCAATATTGGCTGATTTCGAATTGCAAGAAACTGTCAAAGCCTTTGCTGACAAAGCTGGCGACAACCGCATTCTTAACGGTGTGCTTTACCTACAAAACAAGCGCGCTCCCCGTGAAGTCATCCTCGTGACCAAAGACATCAACATGCGACTACGCGCCAAAGGGGCCGGGGTGCGCTTTGTTGAAGATTACCGCACTGACCAATTAATTGATGACGTTCAATACCTGACCAAAGGTTTCCAACAAATCGAAGGGGATTTTTGGAGTGGTGTCAGCCAAGTAGAAAGCAAGAATTATGCAGGTAAAACTTACCACACTCTAGATAGAGCCCCTTTCGAGCCAACCTACATTAACCAATATGTGATAGATGAAGAGAGTGACTTCGCCGGACGTGTGGAAGATATTGAGCAAGATACGGTGACGATAAAAGATCTCAGCCGTGAGCGAATGATGCATCGCCGTGCGTGGGACATTACGCCTAAAAACATCTACCAAGGGATGGCGCTCGATGCCCTGCTCGACCCAGATATTGATCTGGTGATCTTAACTGGGGCTGCGGGTAGTGGTAAGACGCTGCTTGCCCTAGCTTCAGCACTTGAGCAAACTATTGAAAGAGGCGTGTTTGATAAGATCATCGTCACTCGTAATACACCGGATATCGGTGAAGCGATCGGTTTCTTACCGGGCAGCGAAGAGGAAAAGATGCTGCCTTGGCTTGCGGCGGTAACGGACACCTTGGAGGCGTTACACAAAAATGATCACTGCACTGAAGGTTCACTCAAGTACATCTGTGATAAGGCTAATATTCAGTTCAAGTCGATCAACTTTATGCGTGGACGCTCGATCCAAAATGCCTTTGTTCTGCTCGATGAGTGTCAAAACCTCACCGCTTCGCAGATTAAGACCATTATCACCCGCTGTGGGGAAGGCACCAAGATCGTCTGCTCTGGTAACCTAGCGCAGATCGATTCGCACTACCTTACCCCTGTGACGTCAGGTTTAACCTATATGGTTGAACGCTTCAAAAACTTCGAAGGCAGCGCCAATATCCACCTCAACGGTGTCGTTCGCAGCCGCCTTGCTGAATATGCCGAAGAGAATTTGTAGTCACTTTTGCCGAGATATAATTCATATCTCGGCATTTATTCAAAATAATTATTCACAACCATCGACTAAGTATGTTTAACTAACTCCATTAAACGAATAAACATTCAAGGACTGGAGTATGGCCTTTAATCTACGTAATAGAAACTTTGTTAAGCTACTCGATTTCACCCCGAAAGAGATTCAGTTTTTATTGGATCTTTCTGCTGATCTGAAAAAAGCCAAATACGCAGGTACCGAGCAAAAAAAGCTGGTTGGTAAAAACATCGCTCTGATCTTTGAAAAAGCCTCAACTCGTACTCGCTGTGCGTTTGAAGTCGCGGCATTTGATCAAGGTGCTCAAGTCTCATACATTGGCCCTTCTGGCTCGCAGATTGGTCATAAAGAGTCAATGAAAGATACCGCGCGCGTACTCGGCAGAATGTACGATGGTATTGAGTACCGTGGTTTTGGCCAAGGCATCGTTGAAGAGCTTGGCGCGCATGCTGGCGTACCGGTATGGAATGGTCTAACCGACGAGTTTCACCCAACGCAAATTTTGGCCGACTTCCTCACCATGCTTGAACATGGCCGTGGTAAACAGTTACACCAAATTAAATTCGCTTACCTAGGTGATGCTCGTAATAACATGGGTAATTCACTAATGGTTGGCGCTGCAAAAATGGGCATGGACATCCGCCTCGTTGCCCCAAAAGCCTACTGGCCAGAAACCGAACTCGTCACCGAGTGCCAAGCTATCGCAACACATACGGGAGCAAAAATCACCCTAACTGAAAACGTTGAAGAAGGCGTCAAAGGTTGTGATTACCTCTATACCGACGTTTGGGTCTCGATGGGTGAAGCGCCAGAAGCTTGGGATGAGCGCGTAGCGATGATGACCCCGTACCAAGTCAATATGGATGTGATTGAAAAAACCGGTAACCCACAAGTGAAATTCATGCACTGCCTACCCGCTTTCCATAATGATGAAACCACCGTAGGTAAACAAGTTGCTGAGAAGTATGGCATGAACGGACTGGAAGTCACCGATGAGGTATTTGAGTCTGAACACTCGATTGTGTTTGACGAAGCAGAGAACCGCATGCACACCATTAAAGCCGTGATGGTGGCCACACTCGGACAGTAACAACTAGCGAAAGTCGACACAAAAAGCCTCGATGTAATCGCTTGCGTTAACCAATCTTCAGCGTATAATGCTCGGCAATTTGTCTGGAGGTAGTAAAACAATGCCACGTAATTCGTGCTCTAAAAAGCGTATTACACTGGGTAAGCTAACATGCTTACCGGCGTTAGGTTTTTCTATTTCCGCCGATTTTTAAAGCCTCCCGTAATGGGGGGCTTTTTTATTGCCTAAATTTAGTACTCAGATGGGAAGATGATTATGACCAACACGCTTTATAACAAGCACATTATCTCAATTCCTGAGCTTTCACGTGAAGAGCTTGAATTGATTGTCAAAACAGCGGGTGAGCTTAAGGCTGATCAGAAACCTGAGTTAATTAAAAACAAAGTGATTGCGAGCTGTTTCTTTGAGCCTTCAACTCGTACTCGTCTATCTTTTGAAACGGCAATCCAGCGCATTGGCGGCAGCGTGATTGGTTTTGATAATGGTGGTAACACGTCACTGGCGAAAAAAGGCGAAACTCTGGCTGACTCAGTGCAAGTTATCTCTTCTTACGTAGACGCTTTTGTGATGCGCCACCCACAAGAAGGTGCTGCACGTCTCGCCTCTGAGTTTTCTAACGGTGTACCTGTGATTAACGCAGGTGACGGCGCTAACCAGCACCCTACCCAAACGCTGCTAGACCTATTCTCTATTGCTGAAACACAAGGCCGCCTAGACAACCTTAACATCGCCTTTGTCGGTGACCTCAAGTACGGCCGCACAGTACACTCGCTGACGCAAGCACTAGCTAAATTCAACAACGTACGTTTCTTCTTTGTCGCGCCAGAAGCACTGGCAATGCCGGACTACATCTGCGAAGAGTTAGATGAAGCGGGTATTGAGTACAGCCTGCACACAGATATGGAAAGCGTTGTGCCTGAACTGGATGTACTTTACATGACGCGCGTACAGAAAGAGCGTTTCGACGAATCTGAATACGCCCACATTAAATCGGCTTATATCTTAACCGCAGCACTGCTTGCAGATGCGCGCGAAAACTTGAAAGTACTACACCCATTACCACGCGTTGATGAAATCACTGTCGATGTTGATAAAACGCCGCACGCGTACTACTTTCAGCAAGCTGAAAACGGCGTTTATGC includes the following:
- a CDS encoding PhoH family protein — translated: MGDTDRKLFVLDTNILLHEPLAIYSFKEHDVVVPMTVLEELDRIKDSKRDVARDARVAIRALEAMFKDATPDEISEGIPINKEQESTGHISILADFELQETVKAFADKAGDNRILNGVLYLQNKRAPREVILVTKDINMRLRAKGAGVRFVEDYRTDQLIDDVQYLTKGFQQIEGDFWSGVSQVESKNYAGKTYHTLDRAPFEPTYINQYVIDEESDFAGRVEDIEQDTVTIKDLSRERMMHRRAWDITPKNIYQGMALDALLDPDIDLVILTGAAGSGKTLLALASALEQTIERGVFDKIIVTRNTPDIGEAIGFLPGSEEEKMLPWLAAVTDTLEALHKNDHCTEGSLKYICDKANIQFKSINFMRGRSIQNAFVLLDECQNLTASQIKTIITRCGEGTKIVCSGNLAQIDSHYLTPVTSGLTYMVERFKNFEGSANIHLNGVVRSRLAEYAEENL
- a CDS encoding ornithine carbamoyltransferase, which codes for MAFNLRNRNFVKLLDFTPKEIQFLLDLSADLKKAKYAGTEQKKLVGKNIALIFEKASTRTRCAFEVAAFDQGAQVSYIGPSGSQIGHKESMKDTARVLGRMYDGIEYRGFGQGIVEELGAHAGVPVWNGLTDEFHPTQILADFLTMLEHGRGKQLHQIKFAYLGDARNNMGNSLMVGAAKMGMDIRLVAPKAYWPETELVTECQAIATHTGAKITLTENVEEGVKGCDYLYTDVWVSMGEAPEAWDERVAMMTPYQVNMDVIEKTGNPQVKFMHCLPAFHNDETTVGKQVAEKYGMNGLEVTDEVFESEHSIVFDEAENRMHTIKAVMVATLGQ
- the pyrB gene encoding aspartate carbamoyltransferase — encoded protein: MTNTLYNKHIISIPELSREELELIVKTAGELKADQKPELIKNKVIASCFFEPSTRTRLSFETAIQRIGGSVIGFDNGGNTSLAKKGETLADSVQVISSYVDAFVMRHPQEGAARLASEFSNGVPVINAGDGANQHPTQTLLDLFSIAETQGRLDNLNIAFVGDLKYGRTVHSLTQALAKFNNVRFFFVAPEALAMPDYICEELDEAGIEYSLHTDMESVVPELDVLYMTRVQKERFDESEYAHIKSAYILTAALLADARENLKVLHPLPRVDEITVDVDKTPHAYYFQQAENGVYAREALLALVLNETL